TCGGGCTGGACGGCGAAGTCGTCGCGGGCCGCTCGACGGTGAACCAGGCGCCGATCACCGGCGAGAGCCTGCCCGTCGAAAAGACGACCGGCGACGCCGTGTACGCGGGCACGATCAACGAATCGGGTTCGTTCGACTATCGCGTGACGGCCGTCGCGGCGAACTCGACGCTCGCGCGGATCATTCACGCGGTCGAGGAAGCCCAAGGTGCGAAGGCGCCGACGCAGCGCTTCGTCGACCAGTTCGCACGCGTCTATACGCCGATCGTGTTCGCGGTCGCGCTGCTGGTCGCGGTGGTGCCGCCGATCGTCATGGGCGGGGCATGGCACGACTGGATCTACCGCGCGCTGGTGCTGCTGGTGATCGCGTGCCCGTGCGCACTGGTGATCTCGACGCCGGTGACGATCGTGTCGGGCCTCGCGGCCGCGGCGCGACGCGGGATTCTCGTGAAGGGCGGCGTGTACCTGGAAGAAGGGCGCAAGCTCGCGTGGCTCGCGCTCGACAAGACCGGCACGATCACGCACGGCAAGCCGGTGCAGACCGACTTCGACCTGCATGCGACCGACGCCGATGCGGCACGTGTGCGGCACCTCGGCGCGAGCCTGGCGGCGCGCTCCGATCATCCGGTGTCGCAGGCGATCGCAACTGCAGCGCGCGACACCGGCACGACGGCATTCGCCGATGTGCAGGACTTCGAAGCGATCGTCGGGCGCGGCGTGCAGGGCACGATCGACGGCACGCGCTACTGGCTCGGCAACCACCGGCTCGTCGAGGAGCTCGAGCGCTGCTCGCCGGCGCTCGAAGCGAAGCTCGATGCGCTCGAGCGGCAGGGCAAGAGCGTCGTGGTGCTGGTCGACGAAGCGCGCGTGCTCGGCATCTTCGCGGTGGCCGACACGATCAAGGACACGAGCCGTGAAGCGATCGCCGATCTGCATGCGCTCGGCATCCGCACCGCGATGCTGACCGGCGACAACCCGCATACCGCGCAGGCGATCGCGCAGCAGGCCGGCATCGACGATGCGCGCGGCAACCAGTTGCCGGAAGACAAGCTCGCGGCGGTCGAGGAACTGTCGGCCGGCGGCACGGGCGCGGTCGGGATGGTCGGCGACGGGATCAACGACGCACCGGCGCTCGCGCGCGCCGACATCGGCTTCGCGATGGGTGCGATGGGCACCGACACCGCAATCGAGACGGCCGACGTCGCGCTGATGGACGACGACCTGCGCAAGATTCCCGCGTTCGTGCGGCTGTCGCGTGCGACGCATCGCGTACTGGTGCAGAACATCGGCTTCGCGCTCGGCGTGAAGATCGTGTTCCTCGGCCTTACGGTCGCGGGGCTCGGCACGATGTGGATGGCGGTCTTCGCCGACGCGGGCGCAAGCCTGATCGTCGTGGCCAACGGTTTGCGGCTGCTGTCGTCCTCGGGGGCGTTCGGCAGCGCGCAGGCCAAGCGTTGAGGAGCAGGCGATGAGCTTTCTGAAACGAATCCTGGGCGGCCATGGCGGCGGACATGGCAACAACAGCGGCCATGGCGGCGGGCATCACGGCGGGCAGCGCCAGGACGGCCACGGCGGCCACGAGGCGCGCGGCCGCGATCGTTACGGCTGGGGCTGGCAGGCGCCGGCCGACAGTCGAAGCGGCCAAAGCGGCGGCAACGTGCCGCTGAGTCAGCTTGCCTGCGCGGGCTGTGGTGCGCTCAACGCGTCGGATGCGCGTTTCTGCGCGCAGTGCGGCGCCGCGCAACGCGGCAAGTCCTGCAGCCGCTGCCACTCGGCGCTGGCGGCCGACGCGCGGTTCTGTCCCGGGTGCGGGACGCAGGCTGCTTGAGTCGGTTGGTCAGCGCATTCGCGCCGGCGGCGTGCGAACGCCGGCCGGCGCGCTTCGTTTCAGGGCCGGGGCTGTCGCCACCGGCCTTTCGATCAGCGCAGCGGCAGGTAGATCTCGGTGCGCAGGTCGGCCGGCGCCGCGTCCATCGGCGTATTGAGGTACAGCTCGAACGGCGGCGCATCGGCGGCTTCGCGGCCCGAATGCCGCAACCAGTCGCCGTAGAGCCACTGGTAGGCCGTCTTCAGGTCCGCATACGGCCCCGTATGCAGCAGCACCGCGTATTCGCCGCCCGCCACCGTTACGCGCTCCACCGGCGGCGCGGGTTCGATGTCCGGCGCACCGTCGGCCGGCATGAAGCACGCTTTCGCGCGCAACTGCGCTTCGGGCGTGGTGTCCGGATCGTCGTAAAAGATGCCGATCATCTTCGCGCCCGGGCCGATCAGCCCGCGCGGACCGACCCACGCGCCGATCCGGGCGAACGCGTCCCCCACCTTCAAGTACGAACCGGTGTGCGCCACCGCATAGCCGTGTAATTCCGGCAGCCGCCGGATCTCGACTTCATGCTTGAACATGTCTTCCTCTCCTCGTTGTAACGGATAGATGGGCCGGTGGCTGCCCGTGCGCCGGTGCTGCGCAGGCGGCACGCCGTACGCGTCGCGAAACGCCCGCGCGAACGCATGTGTCGAACCGTAGCCCGCGCGCCGCGCGATCTCGTCGATCGGCCGCGCCGTGCACACGAGATCCTCGGACGCGCGCACGATCCGCATCCGCCGCACCGTCAGCACGATCGACTCGCCGTACAGCGCGCGATAGACGCGCTGCCAGTGATACGGCGACAGGCACGCGACTTCGGCGAGCCGGTTCAGGTCGAGCGGGTCGTCGAGGTGCGCGCGGATGTACTCGTGGACGCGCGCCACGCTCGCTGCGTAGCGGATCCAGGCGGGCGGGTCGGGTCTCGTTTCGATGGTCATCGGCGTGTCAGGGCAGGAACCGACGCCACGGTAGCACGGCCCGATTTGATAAATCTTGCGGAAATGCGTAGGAAGCCGATGAATCGAGCCCCATTTTATTTTGACGAAATGGGGTCTTGCCCCTCCCAGATCTAGAACTAAAGTTAAAGACGGTGAAATCGGGTGATCGCGTCATTTTTCTCGGGTAAGTTGCTCAGTCGGGGCAGCACGTTTTTCGAAGTACGCAGGTAGTTCGTCGATGTTCAATCGCAACACCACGTTTTCGGGAGAAGAAGAAATGGATGCTTCCAGCTTCATCACGTCGCTGCAGACCACGCTAGGGGGGTATCTGCCAAAGATCGCCGGCGCGATTGGCATCCTGGTGATCGGCTGGCTGATCGCCGTCGTGGTGCGGGCCGGCGCGCTGCGCCTGCTCAGCGCGCTGAAGGTCGACCAGCGGATCAACGAAAGCACCGGCCAGGGCGCCTGCGTCGAGCGCATCATCGCCGGCGGCCTGTTCTGGCTTGTGCTGCTGATCACCGCGGTCGGCATCTTCAACGTGCTCAACCTGTACGCGGTGTCGAACCCGTTCTCGCTGCTCGTCACGCACATCGTCAACTACCTGCCGAACCTGATCGGCGGCGGGGCGCTGACGCTGATTGCGTGGCTGATCGCGTCGATGCTGCGCAGCCTCGCGAACCGCGCGCTGAAGGCGAGCAAGATCGACGACAAGCTGTCCGAAGGCGCCGGCATGCGGCCGATGAGCGGCTATCTCGGCGACGTGCTGTTCTGGCTCGTGATCCTGATGTTCCTGCCGGCGATCCTCGCGTCGTTCGCGCTGTCGGGGCTGCTGTCGCCCGTGCAGGGGATGGTCGACAAGCTGCTCGCGATCGTGCCGAACGTCTTCGCGGCCGCGGTGATCGGCTTCGTCGGCTGGATCGTCGCGCGCGTGCTGCGCGGCCTCGTGACGAACCTGCTCGTCGCCGCCGGCGCCGACCGTCTCACGCAGGGCATCGACAGCCCGACACCCGTGCGCGTGTCGAGCCTGGTCGGCACGATCGTCTACGTGTTCGTGTTCGTGCCGACGCTGATCTCCGCGCTCGACGCGCTGAAGATCGACGCGATCTCGATCCCCGCGACCAACATGCTGAACCAGTTCCTCGGCGCGGTGCCGGACATCGTCGCGGCGATCGTGATCGTGCTGGTGACGTTCTACTTCGCGCGCTTCGTCGCGTCGCTCGCGCAGAAGCTGCTGGAAGCCGCGGGCGTCGACGGGCTGCCGGCCGTGCTCGGCGTCGAGCGCGTGTTTTCCGGGATCCTGCAGCCGTCGGTGCTGGTCGCGCGGCTGATCGTGTTCTTCGCGATGCTGTTCGCGTCGGTCGAAGCGGCGAACCGGCTCGGCTTCTCGCAGGTGCGCGACGTCGTCACGCTGTTCATCGAATTCGGCGGCCACGTGCTGATGGGCGGCGTGATCCTCGTGATCGGCGTGTGGCTCGCGGGCCTCGCGCGCCGCGTGATCGAGCAGGCCGACCGCGAGCACAGCGTGCTGTTCGCGCGCATCGCGCAATTCGCGATCCTGGGCCTCGTGTTCGCGATGGGGCTGCGCGCGATGGGCATCGCCAACGAGATCGTCCAGCTCGCATTCGGCCTCGTGCTCGGCGCGATCGCGGTGGCGGTGGCGCTGTCGTTCGGTCTCGGCGGTCGCGAAGCGGCCGGCAAGCTGCTCGACCGCTGGTTCAACCAGCGCGGCGGCGGCCAGTAAAGCCACCGTCGAGCATCCGTCCGGCCGCGCGGCATGGCCGGACGGCGCTGCGGCAGCGTGTGTATCCAGCCGGGCGAGAACGGCACGCGACAGCGTCCGCTCGCGCGGCGCCGCCAGCGGCCGGCTGTCGCGGCTGTCGGCAGATGGCGGCCGCCGTGCCGCCTGCGGCGTGTCGGCTTCGTCAGCCGTTCCGCGCCTGCATTTCTGCAAGCGAAATGTCAGCCGCGATCTTTGCCGAATTTCGATAACACGTCGTTTAATGACTCTCTAGCATCGATTCTCAGTCGCGCAGGCCGGCAGGCACGGCGCCTTTGAGGAGAGAGTCCGATGAAAGCAGAGTCGAATGGCCGGCCCGCCGCCGGCGCCAAGTCGTCCGGCCAGCCCGCGCTGCAGCAGACGCTCGGGACCTGGCAACTGTGGGGCATTGCGGTCGGCCTCGTGATTTCCGGCGAGTACTTCGGCTGGAGCTACGGCTGGGCGAGCGCCGGCACGCTGGGTTTCGTCGTCACCGCGCTGTTCGTCGCGGCGATGTACACCACCTTCATTTTCAGTTTCACCGAG
This region of Burkholderia contaminans genomic DNA includes:
- a CDS encoding heavy metal translocating P-type ATPase — translated: MTDAQRTHDPRHRHAGGAAPCCADAHDTDTATVAEAAPTAGEHAHGKAAAARGAQSHAHSHDHDHEHDHDHDHDHAHAVREEGHAHGAGCNHGSGKEHDHDQGHGPAHEHGDGHVHGAACAHGSAAHDHDHDHDHAAGDCCAPAALTLAPLPVAQATASGHVRSAFRIMQMDCPTEETLIRKKLGGMSEVSALEFNLMQRMLTVEHVPDAQPAIESAIRSLGMTPEAATAGAPAARAADAPAKPWWPLALAGVAAIASEGATRAALPVWLAAALALAAVLACGLTTYKKGWIAIRNGNLNINALMSIAVTGAMAIGQWPEAAMVMVLFTIAELIEAKSLDRARNAIQGLMQLAPDTATVQDADGAWRTIEAAQVALGAVVRVKPGERIGLDGEVVAGRSTVNQAPITGESLPVEKTTGDAVYAGTINESGSFDYRVTAVAANSTLARIIHAVEEAQGAKAPTQRFVDQFARVYTPIVFAVALLVAVVPPIVMGGAWHDWIYRALVLLVIACPCALVISTPVTIVSGLAAAARRGILVKGGVYLEEGRKLAWLALDKTGTITHGKPVQTDFDLHATDADAARVRHLGASLAARSDHPVSQAIATAARDTGTTAFADVQDFEAIVGRGVQGTIDGTRYWLGNHRLVEELERCSPALEAKLDALERQGKSVVVLVDEARVLGIFAVADTIKDTSREAIADLHALGIRTAMLTGDNPHTAQAIAQQAGIDDARGNQLPEDKLAAVEELSAGGTGAVGMVGDGINDAPALARADIGFAMGAMGTDTAIETADVALMDDDLRKIPAFVRLSRATHRVLVQNIGFALGVKIVFLGLTVAGLGTMWMAVFADAGASLIVVANGLRLLSSSGAFGSAQAKR
- a CDS encoding zinc ribbon domain-containing protein; its protein translation is MSFLKRILGGHGGGHGNNSGHGGGHHGGQRQDGHGGHEARGRDRYGWGWQAPADSRSGQSGGNVPLSQLACAGCGALNASDARFCAQCGAAQRGKSCSRCHSALAADARFCPGCGTQAA
- a CDS encoding AraC family transcriptional regulator — translated: MTIETRPDPPAWIRYAASVARVHEYIRAHLDDPLDLNRLAEVACLSPYHWQRVYRALYGESIVLTVRRMRIVRASEDLVCTARPIDEIARRAGYGSTHAFARAFRDAYGVPPAQHRRTGSHRPIYPLQRGEEDMFKHEVEIRRLPELHGYAVAHTGSYLKVGDAFARIGAWVGPRGLIGPGAKMIGIFYDDPDTTPEAQLRAKACFMPADGAPDIEPAPPVERVTVAGGEYAVLLHTGPYADLKTAYQWLYGDWLRHSGREAADAPPFELYLNTPMDAAPADLRTEIYLPLR
- a CDS encoding mechanosensitive ion channel gives rise to the protein MDASSFITSLQTTLGGYLPKIAGAIGILVIGWLIAVVVRAGALRLLSALKVDQRINESTGQGACVERIIAGGLFWLVLLITAVGIFNVLNLYAVSNPFSLLVTHIVNYLPNLIGGGALTLIAWLIASMLRSLANRALKASKIDDKLSEGAGMRPMSGYLGDVLFWLVILMFLPAILASFALSGLLSPVQGMVDKLLAIVPNVFAAAVIGFVGWIVARVLRGLVTNLLVAAGADRLTQGIDSPTPVRVSSLVGTIVYVFVFVPTLISALDALKIDAISIPATNMLNQFLGAVPDIVAAIVIVLVTFYFARFVASLAQKLLEAAGVDGLPAVLGVERVFSGILQPSVLVARLIVFFAMLFASVEAANRLGFSQVRDVVTLFIEFGGHVLMGGVILVIGVWLAGLARRVIEQADREHSVLFARIAQFAILGLVFAMGLRAMGIANEIVQLAFGLVLGAIAVAVALSFGLGGREAAGKLLDRWFNQRGGGQ